The following DNA comes from Bdellovibrionales bacterium.
TGTTCATGTTTTTGAAATCCATTTTTTTCCTCCATCAGAAGGGAATATAACACTTGTTTTTAAAATTGATGGTTTGCAGTTTTTGATGACCGGACAAATTTAAAAAGACATTTATAAGATCACTTTAACTTTCTCTTAACCTCCTGTGGAGGGAGATTTAAAGTCACGCGTGATGCTCTACGCACAACTTTAAAACCTTTCTATAAACGCGAATAAAACAGCAAGAAATCCTGTCAAATTTATTCCAAAAAAATCCACCGGATTGACGCTCTGCTGGTATCGCTGCGGCAGTTGGTTTCGACCTTTACTCCGTTTTTAGTACCGGTAAATTATTTTTCTTCTCTAGCATAGACTTTTCACCGAACCGAAACTTTCCTCAATCGTAGGTTCAACTCGATCGCGCTCACCCGGCCTTGATTTTTGCAGAAACAGATTCTACAACTTTAGAGCTATGGTTCGCCTTTTTGTATTCCTCTCTTTATTTTACGTTCACTCTTCGCACGGAAAAGTCCTCCTCGTTTCGGATATTGATGATACTTTGAAGGTGTCTCGCGCTCAGAATTTATTTTGGAATGTGATCAATGCCTATCGGTCGGGGCCCTCGTTTCGGGGGATGGCCGAGCTTTACGGGATGTTGGCTCAGCATAAGGACGTTAAAATTGTCTATGTGACGAATGCCCATGATTTTTTTATGCGCCAAAGCCATAGTGCTTTCCTCAAGAAGCATAAGTTTCCCGAAGGGGATATTTTCTTTTGGTCCCAGGGTTATAAATCCGAACACAAATTCGCCACTTTGTCTGAGCTGCTTAAAGATAAAAACTACGAGCTTGTGATTTTAGTGGGCGACAACGGAAAGGCAGATCCTATGGTCTATAAAAAGATTGAGACCGCTTTTCCAGAGACGCGCTTTGTGACCTTTATTCGAGATCTTTATGCGAACGGTGGAACTCCTCTCGAGGACGGGGCGAAAGCTTTT
Coding sequences within:
- a CDS encoding DUF2183 domain-containing protein, whose translation is MVRLFVFLSLFYVHSSHGKVLLVSDIDDTLKVSRAQNLFWNVINAYRSGPSFRGMAELYGMLAQHKDVKIVYVTNAHDFFMRQSHSAFLKKHKFPEGDIFFWSQGYKSEHKFATLSELLKDKNYELVILVGDNGKADPMVYKKIETAFPETRFVTFIRDLYANGGTPLEDGAKAFMSSAEVSRELCKMGLIPPASELQFRATINQELRHKVIVENQVYDAAWTRKAPMLDEKPCLKSSHP